The Equus caballus isolate H_3958 breed thoroughbred chromosome 22, TB-T2T, whole genome shotgun sequence genome window below encodes:
- the KIF16B gene encoding kinesin-like protein KIF16B isoform X13: MTDLSKSCENLSAVMLYNPGLFPIKGPICLRLEFERQQREELEKLESKRKLIEEMEEKQKSDKAELERMQQEVETQRRETEIVQLQIRKQEESLKRRSVHIESKLKDLLAEKEKFEEERLREQQEIELQKKKQEEESFLRVKEELQRLQELNHNEKAEKTQIFQELDQLKKEKDEQYAKFELEKKRLEEQEKEQVMLVAHLEEQLREKQEMIGLLRRGEVQRVEEEKRALEGIREALLRVKEARAEGDDDGEELERAQLHFLEFKSRQLVKLANLEKDLVQQKDLLEKEVEEEKEILERLKSENEEEFGLLEKNDDSVTLGTQNLERIKPAEYRLQYKERQLQYLLQNRLPTLLEEKQRAFEILDRGPLGLDNTLYQVEKEMEEKEEQLARYQANASQLQKLQATFEFTANIARQEEKVRRKEKEILESREKQQREALERAVARLERRHSALQRRSTLGVEIEEQRQKLATLNSSSSEQSGLRASLEAEQEALERDQERLEHEIQQLKQKICEFDGVQKGHSETLEEKAASSRLPSSAEKSHLVPLMDARINAYIEEEVQRRLQDLHHVIGSDSNTSADLMKDNEKLHNGTIQRKLKYEKRYLALLPPRDGTDTSSREERSKVDQNNHQSHPRTQSISGVTTPSSASQERTHQQRDQPSIHEMLQNSDCPEHMGGFQVKHFSLPKISFINESNTSDAEHLQGKSENFGESMTHKDEHSLGIESSWTWLQHTSQEVSINSGSKQTRQSKLLCVVLSESVSSKESVSDSVPQSAPASKYCKVQQTENELAAETVTSPELLTDTKTERNSGLGYFYHKFSDLYKDTSSHLLQAGTRVISQARHVGSLCDPSGLTSHMTMFIRRMPILKHLPLDVPLKSYTVSLESHSFPQKAQVGSSDSKEARAIRPAESLVPYRAPGPPAAPSATEFPGSSPCSVFRLEYADTRGSPAFKQTLVQFPDDMLELQEGPVKDLLEHVACSPPELLGDMNEVRGIYWLAVANCAEPDPQPACLLLLPSTLCALVLSDDGPGSLGVFHALPLSGLQEIQIGFGGQSIRFLGSAESLLLTVFSYNKNLCQQICRDLLCVLMPTSEAVAYTKHPLLQEDLVQLSLDWKAEIPDLVLANGVRLSSKFKNTLVDMIYFLHGNMQVNIPSLAEVQLLLYTTVRVEGDSGQDCCQSLVLLNTHIALVREDRVFHPHTRSLSRPPPRAQFDVIKCRALSEFRCVVVPEKTLSAVELVFLQKPELPPESRNGPCEHSEEAQNDQLVPCPLCLQGSQNVAPEVWKLTLNSQDEALWLISHLTRL; the protein is encoded by the exons TCTTTTCCCTATAAAAGGACCCATCTGTCTAAG ACTTGAATTTGAGAGGCAACAGCGTGAAGAacttgaaaaattagaaagtaaaag GAAACTCAtagaagaaatggaggaaaagcaaaaatcagATAAGGCGGAACTGGAGCGGATGCAGCAGGAGGTGGAGACGCAGCGCAGGGAGACGGAGATTGTCCAGCTGCAGATCCGCAAGCAGGAGGAGAGCCTGAAACGCCGCAGCGTCCACATCGAGAGCAAGCTGAAGGATCTGCTCGCCGAGAAGGAAAAGTTTGAAGAGGAGAGGCTGAGGGAGCAGCAGGAAATCGAGCTgcagaagaagaaacaagaagaagAGAGCTTTCTCCGTGTCAAAGAAGAACTCCAGCGGCTCCAGGAACTCAACCACAATGAGAAGGCCGAGAAGACTCAGATATTTCAAGAGCTGGACCagctcaaaaaggaaaaagatgaacaGTATGCCAAGTTTGAGTTGGAAAAAAAGAGGCTGGAGGAGCAAGAGAAGGAGCAGGTCATGCTCGTGGCCCATCTGGAGGAGCAGCTGCGAGAGAAGCAAGAGATGATCGGGCTCCTCCGGCGAGGGGAAGTGCAgcgggtggaggaggagaagagagccCTGGAAGGCATCCGGGAGGCCCTTCTGCGGGTGAAGGAAGCACGGGCCGAAGGGGACGACGATGGCGAGGAGTTAGAAAGGGCTCAGCTGCATTTCTTAGAGTTCAAGAGCAGGCAGCTGGTCAAGCTAGCCAATTTGGAGAAGGACCTGGTTCAGCAGAAAGACCTCCTggaaaaagaagttgaagaagagaaggaaatcctagaacgtttaaaatctgaaaatgaagaagaatttgGGTTATTGGAAAAAAATGATGATAGTGTCACCTTGGGGACTCAAAATTTAGAGAGAATAAAGCCAGCGGAGTACAGGCTGCAATATAAAGAACGCCAGCTCCAGTACCTCCTGCAGAATCGTTTGCCAACTCTGttagaagaaaagcagagagcgTTTGAGATCCTTGACAGAGGCCCTCTCGGCTTAGACAACACTCTCTATCAAGTGGAAAAAGAgatggaggaaaaagaggaaCAGCTTGCGCGGTACCAAGCCAATGCGAGCCAGCTGCAGAAGCTCCAAGCCACTTTTGAATTCACTGCCAACATCGCACGTCAGGAAGAAAaagtgaggaggaaggagaaggagattcTCGAGTCCCGGGAGAAGCAGCAGAGAGAGGCGCTGGAGCGCGCTGTGGCCAGGCTGGAGCGCAGGCACTCAGCCCTGCAGAGGCGCTCCACCCTGGGCGTGGAGATCGAAGAGCAGAGGCAGAAGCTGGCCACTCtgaacagcagcagcagcgagCAGTCGGGGCTCCGGGCCAGCCTGGAAGCTGAGCAGGAAGCCCTGGAGAGGGACCAGGAGAG GTTAGAACATGAAATCCAGCAATTGAAGCAGAAGATCTGTGAGTTCGATGGTGTTCAAAAAGGGCATTCTGAGACCTTGGAGGAGAAAGCTGCTTCTTCCCGCTTGCCATCCAGTGCTGAAAAATCTCACCTGGTCCCTCTGATGGACGCCAG GATCAATGCTTACATTGAAGAAGAAGTCCAAAGACGTCTTCAGGATTTGCATCATGTGATTGGCAGTGACAGCAATACCTCTGCAGATCTGATGAAG gatAATGAGAAACTTCACAATGGCACCATTCAACGTAAGCTAAAATATGAG AAAAGGTATCTTGCCCTGCTGCCGCCCAGAGATGGTACTGACACTtccagcagagaggagaggagtaaGGTGGATCAGAACAACCACCAGAGTCATCCAAGGACACAGAGCATCTCAGGCGTGACAACTCCCTCCTCAGCATCACAAGAGAGAACCCACCAGCAAAGGGATCAGCCTTCAATACACGAGATGCTGCAGAACAGTGATTGTCCTGAGCACATGGGCGGTTTTCAAGTAAAACATTTCAGTCTacctaaaatttcttttattaacGAAAGCAACACCAGCGATGCTGAACATTTGCAGGGTAAGTCAGAAAACTTCGGTGAGTCGATGACTCATAAAGATGAACACAGCTTGGGAATCGAGTCCAGCTGGACTTGGCTGCAACATACGTCCCAGGAAGTGTCTATAAATAGTGGAAGCAAGCAGACCAGGCAAAGCAAGTTACTGTGCGTTGTTCTTTCTGAAAGTGTTTCTAGCAAGGAGAGCGTTTCCGACAGTGTTCCTCAGAGCGCACCAGCCTCAAAGTATTGTAAGGTGCAGCAAACTGAGAATGAGTTAGCTGCTGAAACCGTTACTTCTCCAGAGTTGCTGACTGATAccaagacagaaagaaacagtGGATTGGGATATTTTTACCACAAGTTCTCAGACCTTTATAAAGATACCAGCAGTCACCTGCTACAGGCTGGCACAAGGGTGATCAGCCAAGCCAGGCATGTGGGGAGCCTGTGTGACCCCAGTGGGCTCACCTCCCACATGACAATGTTCATCAGAAGAATGCCAATTCTGAAACACTTACCCCTGGATGTGCCCTTGAAGTCATACACGGTGTCATTAGAATCTCATTCTTTTCCCCAGAAAGCTCAGGTTGGCAGCAGTGACAGCAAAGAGGCCAGGGCCATTAGGCCAGCAGAGAGCCTCGTGCCATACAGAGCACCGggccctcctgctgccccctcaGCCACAGAGTTCCCAGGGTCCTCGCCCTGCTCAGTTTTCCGCCTGGAATATGCAGATACTAGAGGGAGCCCTGCATTCAAGCAGACGCTTGTGCAGTTCCCAGACGACATGCTGGAACTCCAAGAGGGCCCTGTAAAAGACCTTCTTGAGCACGTGGCTTGTTCTCCACCAGAACTTCTGGGTGACATGAATGAAGTCAGAGGCATTTACTGGCTTGCTGTTGCGAACTGCGCAGAGCCGGACCCCCAGCCGGCGTGTCTGCTCCTGCTTCCTTCAACTTTATGTGCTTTGGTTCTGTCAGATGACGGTCCAGGCTCTCTGGGCGTTTTTCacgctctccctctctctggacTACAGGAGATACAAATCGGCTTTGGTGGACAGAGCATTCGATTCCTGGGCTCTGCAGAGAGTCTCCTGCTCACTGTATTTAGTTACAACAAAAACCTCTGTCAGCAGATATGCCGTGACCTCCTGTGTGTGCTGATGCCCACATCTGAGGCTGTTGCCTACACTAAGCATCCTTTGCTCCAGGAAGATCTGGTCCAGCTTTCTCTTGATTGGAAAGCTGAAATCCCTGATTTAGTTTTGGCAAACGGAGTCCGGTTGTCATCCAAATTCAAGAATACCTTGGTTGACATGATTTACTTTCTTCATGGGAACATGCAAGTCAACATCCCCTCTCTGGCAGAAGTTCAGTTATTGCTCTACACGACGGTCAGAGTCGAGGGCGACTCCGGCCAAGACTGCTGCCAGTCACTAGTCCTTCTGAACACCCACATTGCACTTGTGAGGGAAGATCGAGTGTTTCATCCTCACACTCGGTCTCTAAGCAGACCTCCTCCACGCGCACAGTTTGACGTGATCAAATGCCGTGCTTTAAGCGAATTCAGGTGCGTTGTTGTTCCAGAGAAAACATTATCAGCAGTTGAACTTGTCTTTTTACAAAAACCTGAACTTCCACCAGAGTCAAGAAACGGTCCATGTGAGCACTCTGAAGAAGCCCAGAATGACCAGTTGGTCCCCTGCCCGTTGTGTCTCCAGGGCAGTCAGAATGTGGCCCCCGAGGTCTGGAAACTGACCCTCAACTCTCAGGATGAGGCTCTGTGGCTGATCTCACATTTGACAAGGCTCTAG
- the KIF16B gene encoding kinesin-like protein KIF16B isoform X9 — MFRFNHPKEAAKLREKRKSGLLSSFSLSMTDLSKSCENLSAVMLYNPGLFPIKGPICLRLEFERQQREELEKLESKRKLIEEMEEKQKSDKAELERMQQEVETQRRETEIVQLQIRKQEESLKRRSVHIESKLKDLLAEKEKFEEERLREQQEIELQKKKQEEESFLRVKEELQRLQELNHNEKAEKTQIFQELDQLKKEKDEQYAKFELEKKRLEEQEKEQVMLVAHLEEQLREKQEMIGLLRRGEVQRVEEEKRALEGIREALLRVKEARAEGDDDGEELERAQLHFLEFKSRQLVKLANLEKDLVQQKDLLEKEVEEEKEILERLKSENEEEFGLLEKNDDSVTLGTQNLERIKPAEYRLQYKERQLQYLLQNRLPTLLEEKQRAFEILDRGPLGLDNTLYQVEKEMEEKEEQLARYQANASQLQKLQATFEFTANIARQEEKVRRKEKEILESREKQQREALERAVARLERRHSALQRRSTLGVEIEEQRQKLATLNSSSSEQSGLRASLEAEQEALERDQERLEHEIQQLKQKICEFDGVQKGHSETLEEKAASSRLPSSAEKSHLVPLMDARINAYIEEEVQRRLQDLHHVIGSDSNTSADLMKDNEKLHNGTIQRKLKYEKRYLALLPPRDGTDTSSREERSKVDQNNHQSHPRTQSISGVTTPSSASQERTHQQRDQPSIHEMLQNSDCPEHMGGFQVKHFSLPKISFINESNTSDAEHLQGKSENFGESMTHKDEHSLGIESSWTWLQHTSQEVSINSGSKQTRQSKLLCVVLSESVSSKESVSDSVPQSAPASKYCKVQQTENELAAETVTSPELLTDTKTERNSGLGYFYHKFSDLYKDTSSHLLQAGTRVISQARHVGSLCDPSGLTSHMTMFIRRMPILKHLPLDVPLKSYTVSLESHSFPQKAQVGSSDSKEARAIRPAESLVPYRAPGPPAAPSATEFPGSSPCSVFRLEYADTRGSPAFKQTLVQFPDDMLELQEGPVKDLLEHVACSPPELLGDMNEVRGIYWLAVANCAEPDPQPACLLLLPSTLCALVLSDDGPGSLGVFHALPLSGLQEIQIGFGGQSIRFLGSAESLLLTVFSYNKNLCQQICRDLLCVLMPTSEAVAYTKHPLLQEDLVQLSLDWKAEIPDLVLANGVRLSSKFKNTLVDMIYFLHGNMQVNIPSLAEVQLLLYTTVRVEGDSGQDCCQSLVLLNTHIALVREDRVFHPHTRSLSRPPPRAQFDVIKCRALSEFRCVVVPEKTLSAVELVFLQKPELPPESRNGPCEHSEEAQNDQLVPCPLCLQGSQNVAPEVWKLTLNSQDEALWLISHLTRL; from the exons TCTTTTCCCTATAAAAGGACCCATCTGTCTAAG ACTTGAATTTGAGAGGCAACAGCGTGAAGAacttgaaaaattagaaagtaaaag GAAACTCAtagaagaaatggaggaaaagcaaaaatcagATAAGGCGGAACTGGAGCGGATGCAGCAGGAGGTGGAGACGCAGCGCAGGGAGACGGAGATTGTCCAGCTGCAGATCCGCAAGCAGGAGGAGAGCCTGAAACGCCGCAGCGTCCACATCGAGAGCAAGCTGAAGGATCTGCTCGCCGAGAAGGAAAAGTTTGAAGAGGAGAGGCTGAGGGAGCAGCAGGAAATCGAGCTgcagaagaagaaacaagaagaagAGAGCTTTCTCCGTGTCAAAGAAGAACTCCAGCGGCTCCAGGAACTCAACCACAATGAGAAGGCCGAGAAGACTCAGATATTTCAAGAGCTGGACCagctcaaaaaggaaaaagatgaacaGTATGCCAAGTTTGAGTTGGAAAAAAAGAGGCTGGAGGAGCAAGAGAAGGAGCAGGTCATGCTCGTGGCCCATCTGGAGGAGCAGCTGCGAGAGAAGCAAGAGATGATCGGGCTCCTCCGGCGAGGGGAAGTGCAgcgggtggaggaggagaagagagccCTGGAAGGCATCCGGGAGGCCCTTCTGCGGGTGAAGGAAGCACGGGCCGAAGGGGACGACGATGGCGAGGAGTTAGAAAGGGCTCAGCTGCATTTCTTAGAGTTCAAGAGCAGGCAGCTGGTCAAGCTAGCCAATTTGGAGAAGGACCTGGTTCAGCAGAAAGACCTCCTggaaaaagaagttgaagaagagaaggaaatcctagaacgtttaaaatctgaaaatgaagaagaatttgGGTTATTGGAAAAAAATGATGATAGTGTCACCTTGGGGACTCAAAATTTAGAGAGAATAAAGCCAGCGGAGTACAGGCTGCAATATAAAGAACGCCAGCTCCAGTACCTCCTGCAGAATCGTTTGCCAACTCTGttagaagaaaagcagagagcgTTTGAGATCCTTGACAGAGGCCCTCTCGGCTTAGACAACACTCTCTATCAAGTGGAAAAAGAgatggaggaaaaagaggaaCAGCTTGCGCGGTACCAAGCCAATGCGAGCCAGCTGCAGAAGCTCCAAGCCACTTTTGAATTCACTGCCAACATCGCACGTCAGGAAGAAAaagtgaggaggaaggagaaggagattcTCGAGTCCCGGGAGAAGCAGCAGAGAGAGGCGCTGGAGCGCGCTGTGGCCAGGCTGGAGCGCAGGCACTCAGCCCTGCAGAGGCGCTCCACCCTGGGCGTGGAGATCGAAGAGCAGAGGCAGAAGCTGGCCACTCtgaacagcagcagcagcgagCAGTCGGGGCTCCGGGCCAGCCTGGAAGCTGAGCAGGAAGCCCTGGAGAGGGACCAGGAGAG GTTAGAACATGAAATCCAGCAATTGAAGCAGAAGATCTGTGAGTTCGATGGTGTTCAAAAAGGGCATTCTGAGACCTTGGAGGAGAAAGCTGCTTCTTCCCGCTTGCCATCCAGTGCTGAAAAATCTCACCTGGTCCCTCTGATGGACGCCAG GATCAATGCTTACATTGAAGAAGAAGTCCAAAGACGTCTTCAGGATTTGCATCATGTGATTGGCAGTGACAGCAATACCTCTGCAGATCTGATGAAG gatAATGAGAAACTTCACAATGGCACCATTCAACGTAAGCTAAAATATGAG AAAAGGTATCTTGCCCTGCTGCCGCCCAGAGATGGTACTGACACTtccagcagagaggagaggagtaaGGTGGATCAGAACAACCACCAGAGTCATCCAAGGACACAGAGCATCTCAGGCGTGACAACTCCCTCCTCAGCATCACAAGAGAGAACCCACCAGCAAAGGGATCAGCCTTCAATACACGAGATGCTGCAGAACAGTGATTGTCCTGAGCACATGGGCGGTTTTCAAGTAAAACATTTCAGTCTacctaaaatttcttttattaacGAAAGCAACACCAGCGATGCTGAACATTTGCAGGGTAAGTCAGAAAACTTCGGTGAGTCGATGACTCATAAAGATGAACACAGCTTGGGAATCGAGTCCAGCTGGACTTGGCTGCAACATACGTCCCAGGAAGTGTCTATAAATAGTGGAAGCAAGCAGACCAGGCAAAGCAAGTTACTGTGCGTTGTTCTTTCTGAAAGTGTTTCTAGCAAGGAGAGCGTTTCCGACAGTGTTCCTCAGAGCGCACCAGCCTCAAAGTATTGTAAGGTGCAGCAAACTGAGAATGAGTTAGCTGCTGAAACCGTTACTTCTCCAGAGTTGCTGACTGATAccaagacagaaagaaacagtGGATTGGGATATTTTTACCACAAGTTCTCAGACCTTTATAAAGATACCAGCAGTCACCTGCTACAGGCTGGCACAAGGGTGATCAGCCAAGCCAGGCATGTGGGGAGCCTGTGTGACCCCAGTGGGCTCACCTCCCACATGACAATGTTCATCAGAAGAATGCCAATTCTGAAACACTTACCCCTGGATGTGCCCTTGAAGTCATACACGGTGTCATTAGAATCTCATTCTTTTCCCCAGAAAGCTCAGGTTGGCAGCAGTGACAGCAAAGAGGCCAGGGCCATTAGGCCAGCAGAGAGCCTCGTGCCATACAGAGCACCGggccctcctgctgccccctcaGCCACAGAGTTCCCAGGGTCCTCGCCCTGCTCAGTTTTCCGCCTGGAATATGCAGATACTAGAGGGAGCCCTGCATTCAAGCAGACGCTTGTGCAGTTCCCAGACGACATGCTGGAACTCCAAGAGGGCCCTGTAAAAGACCTTCTTGAGCACGTGGCTTGTTCTCCACCAGAACTTCTGGGTGACATGAATGAAGTCAGAGGCATTTACTGGCTTGCTGTTGCGAACTGCGCAGAGCCGGACCCCCAGCCGGCGTGTCTGCTCCTGCTTCCTTCAACTTTATGTGCTTTGGTTCTGTCAGATGACGGTCCAGGCTCTCTGGGCGTTTTTCacgctctccctctctctggacTACAGGAGATACAAATCGGCTTTGGTGGACAGAGCATTCGATTCCTGGGCTCTGCAGAGAGTCTCCTGCTCACTGTATTTAGTTACAACAAAAACCTCTGTCAGCAGATATGCCGTGACCTCCTGTGTGTGCTGATGCCCACATCTGAGGCTGTTGCCTACACTAAGCATCCTTTGCTCCAGGAAGATCTGGTCCAGCTTTCTCTTGATTGGAAAGCTGAAATCCCTGATTTAGTTTTGGCAAACGGAGTCCGGTTGTCATCCAAATTCAAGAATACCTTGGTTGACATGATTTACTTTCTTCATGGGAACATGCAAGTCAACATCCCCTCTCTGGCAGAAGTTCAGTTATTGCTCTACACGACGGTCAGAGTCGAGGGCGACTCCGGCCAAGACTGCTGCCAGTCACTAGTCCTTCTGAACACCCACATTGCACTTGTGAGGGAAGATCGAGTGTTTCATCCTCACACTCGGTCTCTAAGCAGACCTCCTCCACGCGCACAGTTTGACGTGATCAAATGCCGTGCTTTAAGCGAATTCAGGTGCGTTGTTGTTCCAGAGAAAACATTATCAGCAGTTGAACTTGTCTTTTTACAAAAACCTGAACTTCCACCAGAGTCAAGAAACGGTCCATGTGAGCACTCTGAAGAAGCCCAGAATGACCAGTTGGTCCCCTGCCCGTTGTGTCTCCAGGGCAGTCAGAATGTGGCCCCCGAGGTCTGGAAACTGACCCTCAACTCTCAGGATGAGGCTCTGTGGCTGATCTCACATTTGACAAGGCTCTAG